The DNA sequence TTAAAAGAGTCACTGGATTTGACAGAACTCAAGGATCACTGTAGCTCATGTGGTATTATCTAATCTGTCAGTTTAAGgagctcgacagactgcccctaagagtgctggattggggccacgacaactacatgctgcagtcccaatttggcctttccgcggtgcaaaaaggagccacaaaaagctgttcctttttgcatTGCGGAATGGGCGCCATAGCTATCTgctgtggctttttggtgctcctttgacgctgcgtcatctggacgctgcgtcatgccagcatggggtggagttggggtgtgtgttgtgtggacgCCACgctcccactccaccccgatgccagcCTTAATGCCTTGTCTGTCGAGGCTGTAAATGATTGTCTGAATTACTCCATTGTACTGTACTAAGGGCACATGTGAGTCTCAGAATCAGTGGGATTTGTTAAATTCATGTGTGTATTTTCTTTGAAACTCAATATTAGTGGACTTGCACTGACTCGTCTCATTAGCATCACCATCTGCTTGTGACAATTTAGGCAACTATCAGAAACATAGGGACACATTGGCTtggtggttaagacgctgacacTGATGATTTCAAGGTTGGCAGTTAGAGACCCAAACGCCACATGACGATGTGAGCTCCTGTcacaagtcccagcttctgccaacctagcagttcaaaacatgtaaaagtgcaagtagataaataagtaccactttgatAGGAAGGTAACATTttttggtgcagtcatgttggccacagaATTGTCTATGGCAACGGTGGCTCCCTTGACTTAGTAGTGAAGATGAGGACCGCTCCCTGTAGTCAGACATAACTAGACAATCttatcaagggaaaacctttatctCAATGaagggcattaaaaaaaaccagaaaaattcTCATCTTTGTTGTGGTGTGGTATTTTGTTACTCAAAATATTCAAATTGTTGCTTAaaataagtacagtcagcccttcttatacacggattttttatacacggattcaagcatacacggtttgaaaatgttcaaaaaagtataaattccatttgattttccattttttataagggacaccatttttctgtgtcattatatgtaatgggacttgagcatacacggattttgttatacacgggggatcttggaaccaaaccccagcgtataacaagggtccactgtatttaaatgtAGCTGTGGATATCTGTATAGCTTAATTATGAAATATTTATAGTATCATATGGAGGTTACATTCTGAGTTTTGCCATTTTGATGAAGGATTAGAAAGGCTATGATATAAGTAATTTTTGCAGGTGTTGGATTTTACCAATGACCACTATTGTGATCATGAGAAGGATGTTTGATAGTCCTACCAATGACCTTGGACCCAGAAGCACTGACAAGTGAAGTTCATGACTTGGTTTATttggagtacagtgggccctcggtattcgtgggggggatccattctggatccacCCACGGATATCAAAACCCACagatgctcatgccccattgtcCTCATTGAGACTTGCCCCTTTGCCCCACCTGAAGCCTGCCTTGCTGCGGTGGGcggctgccttccttcctcctctggctctgcctccctcctcctcttatcCTCCCTGTTGCTGCTACTCTTCCTTCTCTCTACTCTTCTTCCTTGCTACTTTTTCTCCCCgccactcctcctcttccccaccaccgctcttcctcttattcttcctcctcttccctgccactgctcttcctcctccttccttctctttcttccttccccttccctcaatgcttcctcttccttcctcctgcttcttcctgctCTTCCCGCcgtctcctcctctgccaccccccaccccccacaggCTTGGCGTTCATAGATGCTGAAATATGCTGATGGGAAGTTGCACAtatggagggcggactgtataagCAACacaagaaagatttaaaagagaGAGTTCACAGCAAGATATTGTAAATTGTTAGGGATTGGTCCGAGAGTTCGTGTCCACCTGGAATTATATACCTGAAGTCTTGATGTTTTTAAAGCAGGAGTAGGAACATTTTGGCATTCCAGGTGTTGTTAGACGTCAAGTTCTTAGTAAGCCTAGGCagcatagatcaggggtaggcaacctttttgagccgggggccgggttgctgcccctcagacaactggggggccaaagccaaaaaataaataattaaatatttttttttttaaaaaaattaaataaataaataaactgggacaaatgtgggacaacattttcaaatggtggacactttttttaaaaaagtgggggacacgcaaaaaaatttgctgattttttttaaaaaatgtatataaatgcatgtttctgaggcgtctatagacaattgccccccttgcccctgcgcgcaagaggccaaaggccccggcggcaatcggcaggaccgggctggggccggtcccaaggcctcgccgggccgcatccggcccgcgggccacaggttgcctacccctggcatagatGATGCTGAGGAgcactgggagctgcagtccaacagcatcaagAACAATGCCTAAATCCTATGTCATGTTCTCAAGGCTTAAAAACATGGTATTCTGAAGATGACTTTCAGTGGACCCAGAACTACAAATTTCAATGACTTCCAGCAATCTTAATGACATCATTTTAGCCATgcaaaaatttaaataaacatgATGGAATCTAATATTATCTAATCTGTCAGtttaaggggctcaacagaccaatGGTTCCTGTAAGTATAGTTGGGcctctgtgtccatggattctgcatccacagcttggaaatatccCAACcccctcaaaaacaaacaaacaaaaaacaacaacaacaaccaaattttgatttggctattttataaaagggacaccattttactacgtcattgtatttaataggacttaagcatccatagattttggtatccatggggggtcctggaaccaaaccccagtggctaccaagggcccactgtaatgcctCTTCCATGTCCGCTCTTTCAGTATGAATGATAATCTTCCCTCTATGGTTACTGCAAGGGTTTCACCTTTGTTTTGTTGAGATGTTTGGTTTTAAGCTGGCATAGAAACTCAGGTTCAAGACCTTTCTCTTACAAAGAACTCGAAAATAAGTAATGCAGATTTTTTGTACTGTTTGTACCCATAACTTATCTCTGTAACACTGGTAGTCTAGAGGTTCctatttgttgtgtgtgttcaagtcatttctgatttattgccACCTAAAGGtgaatgtatcacagggttttttcaacaagatttgttcagatatatattgccattgccttcgtctgaggctcagaggatgtgacttgcccaaggtcacccaatggatttccatggtcaagcagggatttgaactctgatctccagagtagcagtccaatgctaaaaccattATACCACTGGTTCTCAAGACCACTGGGCAAGAAGCCCAGTTCAGGACAATCTAAAGGGAaaacaaaaagtaataataatttgttttatttatataccgctattccaaagatcatagcggtgaacagcaagtaagctaattagcaagtaagctaatttgcccccaacagtctgggtacagtactcattttagctccctcctcggaaggatgcaagcctgagtcgagcttgggcccttttgctggtcttgaactcgcaaccttgtggttttgagtgaatggctgcagtacaggcatttaactattgCGCCACCAGAAAGACGTTGAACACTCAAATTCTaacacataggctgcatctgcaatgcaggattaatgcagtttgacaccattttaactgccatggctcaatgctatggaattctaggatttgtagtttttgtgagatatttagctttctctttcagagctCTAGCGCTACAACAGACTatgtatcccaggattccataagatggagccatgacaaattATATGAACTCTggtgtgtggcagcagccatagtcctatattgttgttcttgtatgtTCTCCATTTGCATGAAGTAAAGCAGGTTATGGAATTAACTCCTGTAGTAATTTTCAAATGGATTTCCACCAGTGTTTCATTGGAGTAGAAACAGACTTCATTTTCACCAGCAATCTCGCCTAAAAATCTGCTTTAGAGAAACCTCAACTCTTCAGAACATATTTTTGGATGACAATATTGGGTACACAGGGAAGAGCAGCAAAAGTCACCTCCctttttttgccactgaattttcCCCACCTAATTCAGCACATGTTAACACAGGTGTGGGCAACATCTGGCCCTCCAGCTATTGGACATCACCTCCCATTGGCATTAGCCAGCATAGTGAATTGTGAGAGTCTGTAGGAGGTATAATCCAGTAATATTTGAAGGGCCACAGTTGTCTACTGAAAATAAGttgttattaaataaaaaataagtgtTTGTGTTACAAATTGTGTCCAGGTCTTTGAAGGTATAAAacataaagatacacaactgaacagtaaagttagaattgtccaatccgATGTATTCCCCTTGACGACGTAAggatgagagctggacagtgaagagagctgataggaagagtatacctcatttgagatgtgctggagaagagtgctgaggataccgtagacagccaaacagacaaacaaatgggttctagaacagctcaagcctgaactctccgtggaagccaagatgacgaaactgaggctgttgtactttggctacatcattaGAAGGCATGTTGGGgaaggtggaaagcagtagaaagcgaggaagaccGCACACCAAGACtaagggaggtcatgggcatgagtctGCAAATCGTaatcagagcagtggaagataaggagtcttggagatgtctcatcaacagggtcaccatgagtcaggaccaACTCGAGGGCATTTAACCGCTTTGAAGAAGAGCCTATCATTGACATTTTTGCAGTTTTATGGGCAGATGAGTGAGCATAGCTGTCTTTTCTTGCCTTTCTGTGTTGGTTTTGCCTGCACAATAACCTTTAAAATGGCAGCACATTAATCTTCAGGAAGGTGCTGTTTTATAAAGGTGACCCCGAATTCTGATGGAAGGGATAGGCTAAGCACGTAGGCATGAATTCAGTTACTATCCTAATTACAGTAGATCCACTCAATCGATGGAGTTTAACTATGTGTTGACTCATTCAGCTTTTCGTTGACTGGGTCTACTCTTGTTGAAGCTAACCAGCCAGATTCCAGAAGATCagataatgtttatttttatttccatatttGTAGTTAATTCTTTTcgaaaataaactgaaataagAATGGTTATTGTGAAATGTTAGTAATTCATTATAGAAAGAAGATCAGATTAGTATCTTTGTTTTCCATTAAATTCTTCTAAGCACCTTAATACTTGAGTTGCAGCAGCTATATCTTTTCAGGACTTTGCATACTAGTAAACACAATAACTGTTTGTTAGGAGGCTCTGTCATTGTAGGTGAGCATTTATTTGTCTTACTAATGTGTTTTTCTGAATAATAAATTTCCCTATGCTGCATTATAAATTTTGAGTTTTTCAAGTGAATAATGTGGCTATTTTACCTCAAACTTTTAACCTGTAGAGCAGTTTTGGGAAAGGAAAAGTGTAAAGTGATTAAGACATGTTGTCAAAGTAATAAGACAGGGACATCTGATGCTTTGTGATCCAGGCACAAACAGTTCAGAGCAACATTTCGCAGTGCTCCAGGGATATGGATTAGATTCAGTAATTTCCAAACTGAAAAGATAACATCCTAGATGAACACTATATTCATGGTAATAATCCTTTTCATAATCTCCAAGATAAATCACTACTTCTAGCAATGAATGAGCGTCTAAACCCGTTAGGAAGTAAAAcgcttttaaaactgaaaatgaatttaaatgtCAACAATTCAGAAGTTAATATGTCTTGACTAAGGAGTAATGAATATAACTGGACACAGTGTAGCACAGAATTTAATGCAGTGCAATGTGCTGGGTGTGTTGGCATCTATTGAAATCAACTGCTTTATGTGTATTTCACTGTGTGTAGCCTTGAATCAAAGCTTTTGGCATATTGTAGATACATGAGTAAATGTATTCACTTGCGTTCCACATGTAAACCAACATAAGTGTCTcacctttgttttttatttttttgtttatttctattCAGACTGGAGATTTGGCCTCTGTACAATTAGCAGGAACTCCAAATAGATGGGAAGTGTTGTCTGCTACACCCACAACTATCAAAGATGAAGCTGGCAATatagtgcaaatcccaggagcaGCTACAGTAACGTCAAGTGGGCAATATGTTCTTCCTCTTCAGACTTTGCAAAGTCAACAGATATTTTCTGTTGCTGCACCTGGATCAGATTCATCAAATGGTACTGTATCAAGCGTCCAGTATCAAGTCATACCCCAGATTCAGACAGCAGATGGTCAGCAGGTTCAACTTGGTTTTGCAACGTCCTCTGATAATGGTATAAATCAAGAAACTGGTCAGATTCAAATCATTCCTGGCTCCAATCAAACCATTATTGCCTCTGGAACTTCTagtaatattcaaaatattttatccCAGTCTGGCCAAGTCCAAGGGGTGACAATTGGTGGTTCATCTTTTCCCGGACAAGCGCAGGTAGTTGCTAATGTTCCTCTTGGATTACCAGGAAACATTGCTTTCGTTCCCATCAATAGTGTTGATCTAGATTCTCTGGGACTCAGTGGTTCTCAGACCATGACTGCAGGCATTAATGCTGATGGACACTTGATAAGTACTACACAGGCAATGGATAGTTCAGAAACTTCTGATAGGACTGCTGAACAGGTTTCTGCTGAAATGACAGAAGCCACCACTGATACAGACTTGTTTGTGCCAACATCCTCTTCATCACAACTGCCCGTTACCATAGATAGTAGTAGTATATTGGAACAGAATGCAAACAGCTTGTCTAATACAACTGGGCAAGTACACAGTTCTGATCTTCAGGGAAATTACATCCAGACATCGGTCTCAGATGAGACACAGGCGCAGAATATTCAGGTCTCCACAGCACAGCCTATTGTACAGCATATACAGCTTCAAGAGTCTCAGCAAACTACCAGTCAAGCCCAAATTGTGCAAGGTATTACACAACAGACAATCCATGGTGTGCAAGCAAGCCAAGGTATATCACAGCAGGCTTTGCAGAATCTTCAGCTTCAGTTGAATCCTGGAACCTTTTTAATCCAGGCACAAACAGTGACCCCATCTGGGCAGATAACATGGCAGACATTTCAAGTACAGGGAGTTCAGAACTTGCAGAACTTACAGCTGCAGAATGCCCCTGGCCAACAGATAACATTGACACCTGTACAGACACTCACTCTTGGTCAAGTTGCAGCGGGTGGGGCCTTGACATCAACCCCTGTTAGTCTAAGTACTGCCCAGTTGCCAAATCTTCAGACAGTTACAATAAATTCCATAGACTCTGGTGGCATTCAGCTGCATCCAGGAGAAAATGCAGACAGTCCAGCaggtatttatattattataattgtgTTGAAACCAATGTGTCTTGTGCTTTGAATACTGATAAAAgttaattaatgttttattatcACTAACGCATGTAAGACTTTATGTTCCCATTTATGGACAGTTCATTTTCTTCTATATAAAGTTCTcttacccccccaccccccgctgcTCAGATAAAAGGGACAAATATGCCactgaaatgaaggacatttcTTTTGTAAGACTAAGTGGCCTGTTTATAGGAAGCCTATATTTATCAACTTTAGGATCTATCCCATGTATTAGATGCTCTGTTGACTTCttgagttgttttatttttactttttaacagCAATTAATGTAGATGGGTAACATGGAAATCAAGATGTCAACATAATTATGTAAAGCTACAAGAGGAcctttaaatttatattttagaaatgttaatcaTGCAAAAAGGACAGCCAGAATATTCAGGGGACTGGAACACCACTGAGAGGAGAAGTTTCATTGTTTGGTACTGTTGAATTTAGAAAAATGTGGGTGGGGACGATGATAAATGTTATAAAATTATATGAAATTATGTGTGATGTGGAGAGTGGATGGAGAGCATTTTTGCCTCTCCCACCAAATTAAAGTCCATTGTCATCCAGTGAAGCTGAATGGTGAGAAAgccaggaaagggaggggggaaggattTCACACAGTACAAAGGAATAGAATTCACTTCCTTAAGATGTGGTGGTCAACAACTGTGATTGCTTTGAAAGAGGGTTAGTCAACTTCTTTTATAAATGCATCAGTGGCAGCTGTTCATGGTGGTCATATATATCTCCAAGATCACTGACTCCCAGTCATTATGAAAGTATGAATGAAAGTAGGAGATTGCTGCTGCCCTTATGTAAGTTTTCCATAGGGATCTGTTTGGTCACTANNNNNNNNNNTGGGAAATAGGATGGTGGACTAAATAGCCCTTGGTCTTATCCAGCAGGATGCATTATGTtcagcttggggaagagaagacagAGGGGTGTCATGATTACACTccttaaatatctcaagggctgggAAATAGGATGGTGGACTAAATAGCCCTTGGTCTTATCCAGCAGGATGCATTATGTTCAACTTGGGCAAgaaaagactgaggggtgacatgattacaatccttaaatatctcaagggctgacacagaaaggagggggcaggcctgttctctgctgacGCTGTGAGTAGGAGCAGGTCTagtggtttgaagttacaggagagtacttttggttgaacattagaaggaacctcttgacagtaagagcacttcagcagtggaaccaattgcctagagaagtggcagggtctccttctctgaacatcttcaaaaagaggctggacatctatctgctggggatgcacTACCTGGAAATCCTGCACAGAGCAGAGGATGGACTTGATGACCCATGAGACACCTTCCAACTCTGACTATAAattatttcctttctcctttgcaacTCTTGAACACCTCCAGATCAGCTGTGGAGTACTGGGGACTCCCCCCTCCTCCGAGCAGTTTTGGAGGGTGTGTGGGAACCTCCTGGATGAAAGCAAAGACAAGAAAATTCTGTTGTGTGTTCAGATGTCTGTGCAGCACTGGATAATTGTATAGCCTCTATCTTGCATATTAGTGATAAATAGGTATTTTGGATATATACATGCATACTAAAAATTCTAGGACATGTGTGGCATTCCAGCTGCTGTTGCATTGTGACTCCATTCaggcagcatagctaatggtgagagattatgggagctgcagtccaacagcatttaaAGATCAAGTTGCCCATCTGCCCTTAATCTAGGAGGAGTTGACATGTTTCAGATGCTAGAAGGCAGGAAAGAGAATACCATTTGGAGTGGTAGCAGGTGACAGTTGCAATCTTCTACACTCTTCAGATTTTAAAGAGGAGTAGGTTCAAATGGAAAAGATACATGGTagaggtcattttttaaaaaaatgcaggcaGTGGGTATGCAAGAGAAAAACGTGGGCCAGGGAGTAAAAGAGATACAGTGTTGCTAAGCCTAAAACCTTTAAGGGCTGCAGTGAGAAGGAACGTTTTGACAGATGCAAATTGTCATATCACAgtgaataacaaaatacataatgaaatTGTTCTAGGTCTAGACTTTAAAATCTGGTAGGATAGTAAGACAATGAGACTGAAAGATAGATGCTAGGCTTATCAGGAAAGCAAAGTGAAAATCAAATAGGTGAATGAATGTGTGCAGACTGTCAAGAGGAAGATGCAAATATGGCTGCTTTGTCCAACATTTTCCTTGACCTCAGGCCCAATTTGCAGAATAATAAACAACAGAGTGCACCATGACAAATAATATGTACAGATGGAAAGTTTGTAATGTTAGAAAAAAGGCTTTGCAGCCCTTGCAGCATCTGAGGAACTACTCTTGAAAGTTCAGCAAAGTCCTACattgcaaacagctgcagcctgaAGATAAGGGGTAGAAGCATTGGAGTGTTATAGCATTGCTTTGTACTTTCTGTGTCCCAGCTATGtgtacatactaattctacacTTTCCAGCATTCTGTTAATGATGACCATGTGAGCGGGGGAAATAGGTCAAAATGCATTTTTGctcttttaatagttttgtgcattcTGGAAGCTACAGGTACCTTTTTTTAGCTAATTGCTATAGTTCAAATCTCATTTTGTCTCTTTACATAAAGGATATTTTGGTAAAAAGTATACAGGAAGGAACCTTTGGGCTTTCATAAGAAACttcttgctttttggattttacaCACTTTTGGGAAGAGTACTTGCAGACTGCTCTGAAGCAGCCAAAATGTTTGTAACTTAAGATGCTCTTTATATTTGGTAATTAACAGCACACACAATTCCAGACTTTCCgaaatttgctgctgctgctgtagtaataatgatgatgatagtgactATTGGTTGTAGCCATTTCTCAAAATTTTCCCAAACATACTTGTACAATTTCATACCAGGGTAGGGTTAACAAAGCAATTTGCACTTTGTATCAAGCATATCTTTTTGTGCAGGAGAGAAACAGCAACCATTCTTAATCTCATATTGTTTTCTTTGACTGGATACCTAGGTCTTCATTCATGGTTGCTTTTCATGGGACCAGAGcagcatgtacagtggacccttgttatacgctggggtttggttccaagatcccccgtgtataacaaaatccgtgtatgctcaagtctcattaaatataatgacatagcaaaatggtgccccttataaaaaatggaaactcaaggtttgatatttgaaatttatacttttttggaacattttcaaaccgtgtatacttgaatctgtgtataaaaaatccatgtataagaagggctgactgtagtatgtTGTGAGTGTCTCTGGCTAGAATAGATAAATTTATTCTGGATGCGTATGAGCCTTGTAAAAGCCTGATCATTTGTGGTTTTCTATCGGCTGCATATTTTAAGAACAGATGAGGATAGAGGAGTTCGCCTGTTGCCACATCTAAGCCTGCAATATTATACACATTTTCCTTGCAGTGTGCCCTACTAAACACCCTGAGGAAACATGGGTAAGAtgtttggtaaaaaaaaatacctaaatatcatatgtacagtgctgtgtaaatttacagccctttataaataaagcttaataataataataataataataataataataatgtgtttataATCACATGCTCTGAACTATGCACATCATATGTGAAATGAATGAGACTTAATGGTGCACAGTATgtacagtttgccctccacatttgcagtttagacttttgcaggtttgattatttgtgggtttggttaatatgttctttctaggaatctctaagtccttcttCAAGCACAAcgctgccagaaattgaccataggaTTGTGCTGGGGATCTTAGAAgttcctggagaaaacacttctctaggcatttgttggtcctccagtGTATGATAATCTTCtgggagatgttgaccacagagatgcactggaggacctggagattcctagagagatattctctaaggtaaaaagaatagtgttttttttttaatttgtggtttttccacattcgtggAATGCctttacccctaaccccagcaaatgtggagggaccactgtatagttTTTGTTCGTTTCTTTTGGTGTTATAGTTCAGGAATCCTCTTATCACCATTCCTGGAAGCTTCAAATATGATCCAGAAGGGAGGACACTGATGTTTTATGCTGTGTGGTGCCTCTTAGATGGCACTTATATAGCTCCACTATGCTTGCAATATTAAATCATATTTAATCTGAAGATGGGTTTAGTTTTAGGTCATCAGTTAAACACAGAAAATATTAAGCGAGAAAAGCCCTCCAAAGTAATGCCAGGGGAAGTgtgaaaaatctttttaaaaatgggttggaAAAGAAATATTCAGACAATTGGCATTATTTC is a window from the Sceloporus undulatus isolate JIND9_A2432 ecotype Alabama chromosome 1, SceUnd_v1.1, whole genome shotgun sequence genome containing:
- the SP3 gene encoding LOW QUALITY PROTEIN: transcription factor Sp3 (The sequence of the model RefSeq protein was modified relative to this genomic sequence to represent the inferred CDS: deleted 1 base in 1 codon) — protein: PVLPAAPEKPVKQEEMAALDVDSSSSGGGGGGGAQGEYLQHGNNGSNASAARRPPEASDEPGTPQEAQPSPLALLAATCSKIGPPSPEEELEEEDEELEEEEDDEEASPSAGATGDLASVQLAGTPNRWEVLSATPTTIKDEAGNIVQIPGAATVTSSGQYVLPLQTLQSQQIFSVAAPGSDSSNGTVSSVQYQVIPQIQTADGQQVQLGFATSSDNGINQETGQIQIIPGSNQTIIASGTSSNIQNILSQSGQVQGVTIGGSSFPGQAQVVANVPLGLPGNIAFVPINSVDLDSLGLSGSQTMTAGINADGHLISTTQAMDSSETSDRTAEQVSAEMTEATTDTDLFVPTSSSSQLPVTIDSSSILEQNANSLSNTTGQVHSSDLQGNYIQTSVSDETQAQNIQVSTAQPIVQHIQLQESQQTTSQAQIVQGITQQTIHGVQASQGISQQALQNLQLQLNPGTFLIQAQTVTPSGQITWQTFQVQGVQNLQNLQLQNAPGQQITLTPVQTLTLGQVAAGGALTSTPVSLSTAQLPNLQTVTINSIDSGGIQLHPGENADSPADIRIKEEEPDPEEWQLGGDSTLNTNDLTHLRVQVVDEEGDQPHQEGKRLRRVACTCPNCKEGGGRGTNIGKKKQHICHIPGCGKVYGKTSHLRAHLRWHSGERPFICNWMFCGKRFTRSDELQRHRRTHTGEKKFVCPECSKRFMRSDHLAKHIKTHQNKKAIHASSTVLASVEATPEDALITAGGTTLILANIQQGSVSGIGTVNTSGTSNQDILTNAEIPLQLVTVSGNETME